One Homo sapiens chromosome 13, GRCh38.p14 Primary Assembly genomic window carries:
- the MZT1 gene encoding mitotic-spindle organizing protein 1, with protein MASSSGAGAAAAAAAANLNAVRETMDVLLEISRILNTGLDMETLSICVRLCEQGINPEALSSVIKELRKATEALKAAENMTS; from the exons ATGGCGAGTAGCAGCGGTGctggggcggcggcggcggccgcggcggcgAATCTGAATGCGGTGCGGGAGACCATGGACG TTCTGCTTGAGATTTCAAGAATTTTGAATACTGGCTTAGATATGGAAACTCTGTCTATTTGTGTACGGCTTTGTGAACAAGGAATTAACCCAGAAGCTTTATCATCGGTTATTAAGGAGCTTCGCAAGGCTACTGAAGCACTGAAG GCTGCTGAAAATATGACAAGCTGA